Proteins from one Antennarius striatus isolate MH-2024 chromosome 12, ASM4005453v1, whole genome shotgun sequence genomic window:
- the trim45 gene encoding E3 ubiquitin-protein ligase TRIM45, translating into MSQWERKENAEREGNGSLNRRAVCSVCHRLYRDPKLLPCLHTFCSDCIGQLESLSAPPPGGNRGDAARQEEEEEEEEEGAPARTVTVLCPQCDTEVDIPPLGPGALTTDHLALDEVFLETLETDGPLGCDLCGEGGAESRCEVCCVNLCAFCCQAHRRQKRTASHSVQRLEELKSSGRMSRPVLCSLHPGQELRLFCQPCDLPVCLECAATLHRDHRCCPTGDVVHRHGDRIRELVAERLRPRLERLEESLKKVELSQEALQAQVDATANEVRVFARGYASAVESHCLSLLHRLEELRVQRRNQLHLQRAQLHQTLLDVRGGVEFAERLLTCGSNAEILSAKDVTLRRLTGLAESSYDPHPATVAPDDGSSISFMPKEPAGEVEGYPVVGVINSKAVDLNKCTIEGEGLQKAREGQQARFTLVCRDSAGEQVTRGGEHILVSIVHKDKKSCTVETSVIDNDDGSYSVSYTPEEPGAYSVWVCVKAQHVKGSPFLLSVRRKLRRHAGTFHCCSFCSSGGAKEARCGCPGTMPGGFRGCGHGHKGHPGKPHWSCCGSTVERSECLPASVLAAVSPRGHLRTVEL; encoded by the exons ATGTCTCAGTGGGAACGCAAAGAAAACGCGGAGCGTGAAGGAAACGGATCCCTGAACCGGCGGGCGGTGTGTTCCGTGTGTCACCGCCTGTACCGGGACCCTAAACTCCTGCCGTGCCTGCACACCTTCTGCTCGGACTGCATCGGCCAGCTGGAGTCCCTCTCCGCGCCTCCTCCGGGGGGGAACCGGGGCGACGCGGcgcggcaggaggaggaggaggaggaggaggaggagggcgcaCCGGCGCGCACCGTCACCGTGCTCTGTCCCCAGTGCGACACCGAGGTGGATATCCCTCCGCTGGGCCCGGGGGCGCTGACCACCGACCACCTGGCGCTGGATGAGGTGTTCCTGGAGACCCTGGAGACGGACGGCCCGCTGGGGTGCGACCTGTGCGGGGAAGGAGGCGCAGAGAGCCGCTGCGAGGTCTGCTGCGTCAACCTGTGCGCGTTCTGCTGCCAGGCGCACAG ACGACAGAAGCGGACGGCGTCCCACTCCGTCCAGcgtctggaggagctgaagtCCAGCGGCCGGATGTCCCGCCCCGTCCTCTGCTCCCTCCACCCCGGCCAGGAGCTGCGTCTCTTCTGCCAGCCGTGCGACCTGCCCGTGTGCCTGGAGTGTGCCGCCACGCTCCACCGTGACCACCGCTGCTGCCCCACCGGTGATGTCGTGCATCGTCATGGCGACCGCATCCGAGAGCTGGTCGCCGAGCGTCTGAGGCCTCGTCTGGAGCGGCTGGAAGAATCCCTGAAGAAG GTGGAACTTTCCCAGGAGGCTTTGCAGGCACAGGTGGATGCAACGGCCAATGAGGTGAGAGTGTTTGCACGAGGCTACGCTAGCGCCGTGGAATCCCACTGCCTGTCTCTGCTGCATCGCCTGGAGGAGCTCCGTGTCCAACGAAG GAAccagctccacctccagagGGCGCAGCTGCACCAAACCCTGCTGGACGTCCGCGGCGGCGTGGAGTTTGCAGAGCGGCTCCTGACCTGCGGCTCGAACGCAGAGATCCTCAGCGCCAAAGACGTCACCCTGAGGAGGCTCACCGGCCTGGCAGAGAGCAGCTACGACCCCCACCCGGCAACCGTCGCCCCCGACGACGGCAGCAGCATCAGCTTCATGCCCAAGGAGCCAGCAGGGGAGGTGGAGGGCTACCCCGTAGTGGGAGTCATCAACTCCAAGGCAGTGGACCTCAACAAGTGCACCATCGAAGGGGAAG GTCTACAGAAGGCCAGGGAGGGTCAGCAGGCTCGCTTCACCCTGGTGTGCCGTGACTCAGCGGGGGAGCAGGTGACCCGAGGCGGGGAGCACATCCTGGTCAGCATCGTCCACAAGGACAAGAAAAGCTG CACGGTGGAGACGTCGGTGATCGACAACGACGATGGATCCTACAGCGTCTCCTACACGCCTGAAGAGCCAGGAGCCTActcagtgtgggtgtgtgtcaaAGCCCAGCATGTCAAG GGATCTCCGTTTCTTCTGAGCGTGAGGAGGAAGTTGAGGCGTCACGCCGGGACGTTTCACTGCTGCTCTTTCTGCTCCAGCGGAGGAGCCAAGGAGGCTCGCTGTGGCTGCCCAGGAACGATGCCAG GAGGGTTTCGTGGTTGTGGTCACGGTCACAAAGGACACCCTGGGAAGCCTCACTGGTCGTGTTGCGGCAGCACCGTGGAGCGGTCGGAGTGTTTGCCGGCGAGCGTGTTGGCTGCAGTTTCCCCCCGCGGCCACCTGAGAACCGTGGAGCTCTGA